The DNA window TCAAGGAAGTCGGGTTTGGCGCCTGGGAAGGATTGAGCCATGACGATATCAAAATCGGCCGCGTGGCCGAATACCAGGCTTTCCTGCGCGATCCGGTCAGCCGGCGCCCGGACGGCGCGGAACCGCTCGAGGATTTTATGCAGCGCGTCGGTTGCGCCTATGAAGAAGTCATCGAACGCCATCGCGGCAGCCATGTTCTGATCGTCGCGCATGCCGGCGTGATGCGCGCGATTATCGCCAGAATCGTGCATGCCGCTCCGGCCGGACTGTATCGCATCAAAATCAGCAACGGCGGCATCACGCGCATCCGGGAAACCGCGGAAGGCGGTGTGCTGGAGTTGTTGAATGGAAAGCTCTCTGATTGAGAAATGACCGGTTTCCCAGGCGCAATCAGGTGAAAAAGCGTAGCTTACGAAAGATAAATGAGCATTTGAGTCCGATTTCAACGCAGCATGGCCGAGCATAGCGGTTTTTCAGAGCTTCCTTAAACGATAAACAACAACCCCAATCCAAGCCCGACGGCGGTCGCCAGCAAGCCGGAAACGCACAGTTTCGCCAGTAACGGGCTGCCGATGAAGAAAATCAGGCCGAGTTTGAAGCCGACATTGGAAATGAATGCCAGCGAAATGGCGGTGATCGCGTGCGCGGCCTCCAGTTTGCCGTGTTCGTAAAAGTGCAGGCTGGAAAGCGTGATGGCGGCGGTATCGGTTAGACCGGAGACGAGTGCGACGACGTACAGTCCGCTGCTGCCGGCGATATCGGACAGCCAGGCGGAAAAAAGCAGCACACTGCCGTAAATTAATCCGAAGGCGGCGGCAGCACGAATTTCCGCGGGGTTTTTGATTTCCGGCAGCGTCACTTCGTACTGCTGGCTGAGTTTACGCCAGCCGAATGCCATGACGATCGCGCCGGACAGAAAGCCGCAGCCCAGCACCGGCAGCAATTGCGGCAGTATGGCCGGGGAAGCGGCAGCGGCGAGAATAGTCAAGCGCAGCAATACCGTCAGGTTGGCGATCAGAATGACGGTCACGGCCAGGTTCGTGAAACTTTCGTTTTCCATGCTGCGGCGCGCATACACCAGCGTTGTTGCGGTGCTCGACACCAGCCCGCCGAATAATCCCAATACGGCGCCATGACGTTCGCCGATCAATTGCATAGCGACGTAACCAACCAAGCTGACGCCCGAGATCAATACCACCATCAGCCAGATCTGGTAGGGATTGAGAGCCTCGTAAGGCCCCATATTTTTGTCCGGCAAGATGGGCAGGACGATAAACGTCAGCACGCCGAATTGCAGCATGGAAATCAAATCGCGGCGGCTGAGCTTTTCAGTGATGCCGTGTAATTCCGCTTTGAAGTACAGCAACACCGTGGTGATGATGGCGAGCATGATCGCCAGCGTGTCGTCGCCGTACCACACCGACGCACCCAGACCGTAGCACACCAGCGCGGCGGCGATGGTGGTGGTGCCCGGATCGGCGCTGTCGTCCTTGGCCCGTGAGTAGGCGGCCACCATCATCAAGCCGACGATCAGCAAACCGCCGAGCAATAGCCACGACGTGGTTTTTTCCGACAGCATCGCAGCCAACGTGCCGAACATCGCGACCAGTGCGAATGTTCTCAATCCCGCCCGCGATCCCGGGCTGCGTTCGCGCTCCAATCCGATCAGTAAGCCTATCGCCAGACTGGTCAGAAAATGCGGTAAAGCCGCCAGTTCGCCATTCAACGTGAATTCAGTGTGCATCGCCGGTTCCCGGGTTATCTGCATGAAAGCAATGCTCCAGCAGGAATTGTAAGGATGTTTTGCCATTATATTCGTTGATCTGCAGGCGATAAACCGCGTCGATGACATCCGGCAGCGGGTCGCTGTGGAAAAACAAAATACCGTCGTAAGCTTCGCCCGATTTCCGCAGTACCGCTGTGGCGCGGTCACTATCGGCGGCGTGCAGTTTTCTTAATTTCAGTTTCAAATGTTTTTCACCGACAATGCGTTGGCTTTCGACATAAAAACGCGCATTAAACGACGGCTGCGGAAAACCTTGCCCCCACACCTGGCGTTCAAGTGTTTCCGCCAGTTCCAATTTGATGTCGGCAATATCCAAATCGCCGTCGGTTTCGATCACGCGCGTCAAATCGGCCGGTGTCAGCAGCGTTTGCGCAACCTGCTCGAACGCCGCGCGGAATGCTTCAAAAGCATCGCCGTGAATGGTTAATCCGGCAGCGGCGGCATGACCGCCGAATTTGCGGATCAATTCGGGGTGGTGTTTGGATACCAGATCGAGCGCATCGCGCAGGTGAAAACCGTTGATCGATCGCCCCGAGCCTTTGATTTCTCCGTCGTTGCCGGGTGCGAAAATGATCACCGGGCGGTGATATTTATCCTTGATGCGCGACGCGAGGATGCCGATCACGCCTTGGTGCCAATCATGATCGAACAGACAAATGCTGTAAGTACTCTGGATATCCGGCTGGCACGTTTCGAGCGCGGTTTCCAGCTTAATCAGCGCGCTTTCCTGCATGGTCGATTCGATCTCGCGCCGTTGCCGGTTCAACTCATCCAACTGTTTGGCAATTTCATTGGCGTGCGCCTCGTCGTCGGTAGTCAGGCACTCGATGCCGAGCGACATATCGTCCAACCGCCCGGCGGCATTCAAGCGCGGCCCCAGCATAAAGCCCAGCTCGTACGTGGAAATCTGCCGGACATCGCGCCGCGATACCTGCAGCAGCGCATTGATACCGGCGCAAGCCTTGCCTTTGCGGATGCGCTGCAATCCCTGCTGCACCAGAATGCGGTTGTTGCTATCCAGCTTGACGACATCGGCGACGGTGCCGAGCGCGACCAGATCGAGAAAACCGGCCAGATTGGGTTCCGGATTCGTCGTGAATGCGCCGCGCTGGCGCAATTCGGCGCGCAATGCCAGCATCAGGTAGAAAATGACACCCACCCCGGCGATGTTCTTGCTGGGAAACGGGCAACCGGGCTGATTGGGATTGACAATCGTCAGCGCCGCGGGCAGTTGATCGCCGGGCAAATGATGATCGGTGATCACCACTTGCATGCCGAGCCGGTTGGCTGCGGCGACGCCGTCGACACTGGCGATGCCGTTGTCGACCGTGATCAGGATATCCGGTTGTTTGGTGTCGTACGCCAGTTGCACGATTTCCGGTGTCAAGCCGTAACCGAACTCAAACCGGTTCGGCACCAGATAATCCACGCCAGCGCCGAATTTGCGCAAGATGCGCAGGCCGACGGCACAGGCCGTTGCACCGTCGGAATCGTAATCGGCGATGATCAGCAGGCGTTTTTTTGCCGCAATGGCATCGGCCAGCAAAGCGGCTGTGATCGTGATGTTTTTCAGTTGCCCGAACGGAATGAGATGCGCGAGTTCGGTTTCAAGCTGGCTGGAATTTTCTATGCCGCGCGCCGCGTAAATGCGCGCGAGTACTGGCGGTAATCCGCTGCCGCTGAGTGTCTGGAAGGTATGCGCATCATACGGGCGGATAATGATTTTGGGCATGCACCTGGCTGTAAGAAAAAATTTCGGGTGGTATTCGGTAAAAATTCAAAGTTCTAAACAAGGCGGGGCGCGAGTGAACAATGCTGATACAGCCTATAAAGAATAGGTGAGGGAGCATTTTTTGCGCGCAACAAAGCATGGCGATGAAATTTGAATTCTTTATTCTGCCGGGGTTTCCACCGCTGCCGCAAGCCTTTCCACTTTAAGCACGTGCAAGCGGCGGCTGTCGGCGCGCTGCACGGTAAATTTGAATGGCTCGATGACCACTGCTTCGCCGCGCACCGGCAGGCGGCCGAATTTGTTCAATACCAGGCCGCCGATGGTGTCGTAGTCTTCATTGCTGAAGTTCGCGACGAGCGTTTCATTGAAATTATCGATCTCGGTAATCGCCTTGACGCGGTAGCACCCGTCCGATTCCATGACGATATTGTCTTCCTCTTCGTCAAAATCGTATTCGTCTTCGATATCCCCGACAATCTGCTCGAGCACGTCCTCGATCGTTACCAGACCGGCTATGCCGCCGTATTCATTGACAACGATCGCCATGTGATTGCGGTTGCTGCGGAAATCCTTCAACAGCACGTTGAGCCGTTTGGATTCCGGTATGAATACCGCCGGGCGCAGCATATCGCGGATATTGAATTCATCCGGATCGGCGTAGTAGCGCAGCAAGTCCTTCGCCAGCAGAATGCCGATGATTTCGTCCTCAGAGCCTTCGATGACGGGAAAACGCGAATGCGCGGCTTCGATGACAAATGGAATGAATTGTTCGGGTTTTTCGCTGATGTCGACGACATCCATTTGCGAGCGCGGCACCATGATGTCGCGTGCGTGCATTTCGGAAACCTGCATGACGCCTTCGATCATGCTGAGCGCATCCGAGTCGAGCAAATTGCGCTCAAGAGCGGAGTGTAACAAGGTAATCAGTTGTTCGCGGTCTTCCGGTTTGCGGATCAGCATGGCGCCTAACCGATCCAACCAGCCGCTTTTAGGTGAGGGGTCGTCCATAGTTTTGGATGTAGTATGAAAATTTTGTCATGAAATTTTGCTTATTAAAGATGTTCGGCATAGGGATCCGGATAACCCAGCTTGACCAGTATTTGTGTCTCCAGTTGTTCCATCTGCGCCGCCTCGGCATCGTCGATATGGTCGTAACCTTGCAAATGCAAAATGCCGTGCACGGTCAGATGCGCATAGTGCGCCAGCCGGTCTTTGTGTTGT is part of the Gammaproteobacteria bacterium genome and encodes:
- a CDS encoding histidine phosphatase family protein; the encoded protein is MSETVIDLIRHGAPAGGRRYRGHGVDDPLSEKGWSQMWHAVGNYNDWGHIITSPLQRCQAFAFALGERHGIDVTIESRFKEVGFGAWEGLSHDDIKIGRVAEYQAFLRDPVSRRPDGAEPLEDFMQRVGCAYEEVIERHRGSHVLIVAHAGVMRAIIARIVHAAPAGLYRIKISNGGITRIRETAEGGVLELLNGKLSD
- a CDS encoding MgtC/SapB family protein, producing the protein MHTEFTLNGELAALPHFLTSLAIGLLIGLERERSPGSRAGLRTFALVAMFGTLAAMLSEKTTSWLLLGGLLIVGLMMVAAYSRAKDDSADPGTTTIAAALVCYGLGASVWYGDDTLAIMLAIITTVLLYFKAELHGITEKLSRRDLISMLQFGVLTFIVLPILPDKNMGPYEALNPYQIWLMVVLISGVSLVGYVAMQLIGERHGAVLGLFGGLVSSTATTLVYARRSMENESFTNLAVTVILIANLTVLLRLTILAAAASPAILPQLLPVLGCGFLSGAIVMAFGWRKLSQQYEVTLPEIKNPAEIRAAAAFGLIYGSVLLFSAWLSDIAGSSGLYVVALVSGLTDTAAITLSSLHFYEHGKLEAAHAITAISLAFISNVGFKLGLIFFIGSPLLAKLCVSGLLATAVGLGLGLLFIV
- the recJ gene encoding single-stranded-DNA-specific exonuclease RecJ, with translation MPKIIIRPYDAHTFQTLSGSGLPPVLARIYAARGIENSSQLETELAHLIPFGQLKNITITAALLADAIAAKKRLLIIADYDSDGATACAVGLRILRKFGAGVDYLVPNRFEFGYGLTPEIVQLAYDTKQPDILITVDNGIASVDGVAAANRLGMQVVITDHHLPGDQLPAALTIVNPNQPGCPFPSKNIAGVGVIFYLMLALRAELRQRGAFTTNPEPNLAGFLDLVALGTVADVVKLDSNNRILVQQGLQRIRKGKACAGINALLQVSRRDVRQISTYELGFMLGPRLNAAGRLDDMSLGIECLTTDDEAHANEIAKQLDELNRQRREIESTMQESALIKLETALETCQPDIQSTYSICLFDHDWHQGVIGILASRIKDKYHRPVIIFAPGNDGEIKGSGRSINGFHLRDALDLVSKHHPELIRKFGGHAAAAGLTIHGDAFEAFRAAFEQVAQTLLTPADLTRVIETDGDLDIADIKLELAETLERQVWGQGFPQPSFNARFYVESQRIVGEKHLKLKLRKLHAADSDRATAVLRKSGEAYDGILFFHSDPLPDVIDAVYRLQINEYNGKTSLQFLLEHCFHADNPGTGDAH
- a CDS encoding CBS domain-containing protein, whose translation is MDDPSPKSGWLDRLGAMLIRKPEDREQLITLLHSALERNLLDSDALSMIEGVMQVSEMHARDIMVPRSQMDVVDISEKPEQFIPFVIEAAHSRFPVIEGSEDEIIGILLAKDLLRYYADPDEFNIRDMLRPAVFIPESKRLNVLLKDFRSNRNHMAIVVNEYGGIAGLVTIEDVLEQIVGDIEDEYDFDEEEDNIVMESDGCYRVKAITEIDNFNETLVANFSNEDYDTIGGLVLNKFGRLPVRGEAVVIEPFKFTVQRADSRRLHVLKVERLAAAVETPAE